Below is a window of Cupriavidus sp. MP-37 DNA.
CCGGCGTCAGCGACGCCGCCTTTGAAGATGCCACCTACCGCAAGGTCAGCTGGCGCCTGGTGCCCTTCCTGCTGCTGTGCTACGTGGTGGCCTACCTCGACCGCGTCAACGTGGGCTTCGCCAAGCTGCAGATGCTGAACGACCTGCAGTTCAGCGAGACCGTCTACGGCCTCGGCGCCGGCATCTTCTTCATCGGCTACTTCCTGTTCGAAGTGCCGAGCAACGTGATCCTGCACAAGGTGGGCGCGCGCATCTGGATCGCGCGCATCATGATCACCTGGGGCGCGATCTCGGCGGCGATGATGTTCGTCACCACGCCGACCATGTTCTACGTGCTGCGCTTCCTGCTGGGCATTGCCGAGGCCGGCTTCTTTCCCGGCATCATCCTGTACCTGACCTACTGGTACCCGGCCAACCGGCGCGGGCGCACCACCACCTTCTTCATGACCGCGATCGCGCTGTCGGGCGTGATCGGCGGGCCGCTGTCGGGCTGGATCATGCAGTCGTTCGACGGCCATAACGGCTGGGCCGGCTGGCAGTGGATGTTCCTGCTGGAAGGCATTCCGTCGATCCTGGTGGGGCTGTGGGTGCTGGCCTACCTGGATGACCGCATCGCCCACGCCAGGTGGCTGTCGGCCGAGGAAAAGGCGCTGCTGGAGCGCAATATCGCCAGCGAGAACGCGCACAAGGAAGACCCGCCGGTGCGCACCGTGCTGTCCAGCCCGCGCGTGTGGCTGATGAGTGCGATCTACTTCTGCTTCGTCATGGGCCTGTACGGCGTCAGCTTCTGGCTGCCGACCATCATCAAGCAGACCGGCGTCAAGGGCGCGCTCGACATCGGCCTGCTGACCGCCATCCCCTATGGCTGCGCGGTGGTCGGCATGGTGCTGGTGGCCTACAGCGCCGACCGCAGCGGCGAGCGCCGCTGGCATATCGCGCTGCCGGCGCTGGCCGGCGCGCTCGGCCTGCTGCTGTCGGTGCAATGGCACGGCGACACCACGCTGGCGATGGTGGCGCTGACGCTGGCGACGATCGGCATCCTGACCACGCTGCCGCTGTTCTGGAGCCTGCCCACCGCCTTCCTGGCCGGCACCGGCGCGGCCGCGGGCATTGCGCTGATCAACTCGCTGGGCAACCTCGCCGGCTTTCTCAGCCCGTACGCGGTGGGCTGGCTCAAGGACCTGACTCACAGCACCGATTCCGGCATGTACCTGCTGGCCGCGTGCCTGGTGGTGGGCGCGGCGCTGACGCTGTCGGTGCCGAAGCGGCTGGTGAGCCGGAAGTGAAGTCGCTCGCGCGCCGCTTGCCGGCTTGAATGCGCCGTCGGCTGACGCGGATGTAGGACCACGCCCGGCAGTGTTGCGTATTCCTGGGCCCTAGCATGAAAAAGAGACACCCGGAGTGATCCCGACGGGGTCCTCCGGGGCATCGGATTTTCAAGCTTGCCAAGGAGGCCACGATGCCGCAACTGCCCCCGTTTGCCCCTACCCGTTCGCTGAAAGTGGTCGAAGCGCGCCTGGCACGCCGCTCGCGCGTGAAGCGCCTGGTGCTCGCGCTCAGCGCCGGCGTGGTCGCGCTGCTTGCGCTGGTGCCTGCCGCCAGCCATGCGCAGGCGCCCGTGGTCGATGCCAGCGCCGTGCCGGCAACGCCTGCGGCCCCGGCCCCTGCACCAGGCACCATGGCCCCGACGCCGGGCGTCGCCACACCGCCCGCCACCACTGCACCGCCGGCCGCCACCGTGCCACCCTCGACCACGGTGCCGCCAGCGGCCCCGATGCCGCCTGCCGCCCAGCCCGCGCCCGGCATAGCGGCGCCGGCGACGGCGACACCGCCGCCGACGGCTTCACCGATGCCCGCGCCCACCGGCACGCCGCCTGCAACGCCCGCGCCGCCGCCCGTGGCAGCCCCGGCACAGCCCCGGCCGCCGCTGACCGTGCCGCCCCCGCCGCCGCCACGTGACGCGATGGTGCAGCGCCAGGCCGGCCCGGTCGCCTATATCTGCGGCGGCGTGGCGGAGGACGAGCAGGTCGCGCTGCAATCGCAGGCGCGCAAGTACAACATGAGCCTGCTGTTCACGCAGGGCGCGCGCGGCGAATACCTGTCGGATGTCGACGTCAAGCTGATGCGCGGCGGCAAGGAAGTCGCCAGCTTTGTCGCCGACGGCCCGCGCTGCCTGCTGAAGGCGCCGTCGGGCACCTACAACGTACGCGCGACGTACCAGGGCCGGACCAAGACCATGACGGTCAGCACCAACAGCAAGAATGCGCAGCTGCGGTGGTAGTGGTGCTGAAACGCGGTTGCGCTGTGCCTGACCCGCTTTGCATGACCGATTGGGTGCTCCCTCTCCCGCTGGCGGGAGAGGGTTGGGGTGAGGGCGGGAGCATCGACGAAGTGAAGGCCGACGCTATTGCCAGCGCCCGCCCTCACCCCCGCCCCTCTCCCGCAAGCGGGAGAGGGGAGCAAACCCTCACCCTCCCTGCCCATCCCCCAGCATCTGCGCCACCGAACCCGCCGTCCCCGCCGCCCGCTCACCCAGCAGCCGGTGCAGCGTCCCCAGCAGTTCATCCTCGTTATAAGGCTTGCCCAGGTACACGTTGACGCCGATTTCCTCGGCGTAGCGGCGGTGCTTGTCGGCGGTGCGCGAGGTGATCATCACCAGCGGCAGATGCGCGGTGCGCGCGTCCGAGCGCACGTTGCGCGTCAGGTCGAAGCCGTCCATGTGCGGCATCTCGATATCGACCAGCATCGCGTCCGGCATCACGTCCTGCAGCTGCTTGAGCGCGTCGACGCCGTCGCGCGCCAGCACCACGTGGTAGCCGGCGCGGCCGAGCAGGCGCTGGGTGGCTTTGCGCACGGTCAGCGAATCGTCCACCACCATCACGATAGGCTGCGCCGCCAGCCCGGGCACGGGCTCGGCGCTGCCGTCGCCCGCCAGTTCCGCCACCGCGCCCGGCTGCGGCGCGACGGCAGGCTGCTGCGCGGCTTGCCGCAGCGCCGGCGGATCGAGCGGCAGCGACCGGCCGCGCTCGCGCACGAAGCGCTGCGCCAGCACCACCGGGTTGTAGATCAGCACGATCTCGCCATCGCCGAGCGTGGTGGCGCCGGCAATGCCTTCCAGCCGCGCCAGGTGCGGGCCGATGTGCTTGACCACCACTTCGCGGTTGCCGACCACGTCGTCGACATGCACGGCAACGCGCTCGGCGCCGCTGCGCACCAGCACCACCGGCGAGTACTTGCGCCCCGCCGGCGCGGCCTCGCCGTGTTCCAGCAGCGCGCCGAAGTAGAAGAACGGCACCTCGGCGCCAGCCACGGCCAGGCGGCCGTGGTTGTACGCGTCCAGCAGCGCCGGCGCGCGCAGTTGCTGCACCTGGTCGATCATGCCGCTGGGCACCGCGAAGCGGCGCGCGCCGAGCGTGATCACCAGCACCTGCGTGATCGCCGTGGTCAGCGGCAGGTGCACGGTAAAGGTGGTGCCCTGCCCGGGCTGCGACGCCAGCGTGATGCGCCCGCCCAGCGCCACGGTCTCGGCGCGCACCACGTCCATGCCGACGCCGCGGCCGGCCAGTTCGGAGACCGCCTCCGCGGTGGAAAAGCCGGGGGTGAAGATCATCTCGGTCAGGCGTGCTTCGCTGGCGTCGTCGTCCGGCGCCAGCAGCCGGCGCTCGACCGCGCGCGCGCGGATGCGCGCGAGGTCCAGCCCGCCGCCGTCATCGATGAAATGCAGCACCACCTCGTTGCCTTCCTGCTGCACCTCCAGCGTCAGCGCGCCGGTGGCGGGCTTGCCCGCGGCGCGGCGCTGCGCGGCGGGCTCGATGCCGTGCGCCACCGCGTTGCGGATCAGGTGCTCGATCGGGCCGGCCATGCGGTCCAGCACCGAGCGGTCGATCTCCACCGTGCCGCCCTTGATCAGCAGCCGCACTTCCTTGCCGGTCTCGGCCGCGGCCTGCCGCGCCACGCGGTAGAGGCGCTCGGCCAGCGCGTCGAACTGCACCATGCGCGCCTGCATCAGCCCGCGCTGCAGCCCGCGCGTCAGCCGCGCCTGCGCGGCCAGGTCTGCGCCGGCGCGGTCGAAACCGCGCTGCAGGTTCTGCTCGACGGTGGCGACGTCGTTGACCGACTCGGCCATCATCCGCGTCAGCTCCTGGAAGCGCGTAAAGCGGTCGAACTCGAGCGGATCGAATTCCTGCTTGTGCTGCGCATCGGCAATGCGCGACGCCATCTGCGATTCGGCCTGGATCTCGATCTCGCGCAGCTGGCCGCGCAAGCGCGCGACGTTGTCGTTCAGTTCGCCCAGGTAGGCGCGCATCGCCTCCAGCTCGCTGTCCAGGCGCGCGCGCGTGGCGCCGACCTCGCCGGCCTCGTTGATCAGCGTGTCGAGCGCGCGCGCCTGCACGCGCACCAGCGCGCGCTGCGGCTCGGCCGATGCCAGCGGCGCCAGTGGCGCGGCCGGCGGCATCGGCACCATCACGTCGGCCGGTCCGGGCACCGCGGGCAGTCCGGGCGCGGCAGCCTCGGACGCGCCGGTAGCTTCGGCGGCTTCAGGCTGCGCCGTGGCGGCGTCGACCGGCGGCTCGGGATCGGCCAGTCCGTTGACCACATCGGCATCGTCGGCCGGCAGCAGGCGGCCGGCCTGCAAGGCTTCGGCATGCGCCAGGATGCGGTCGTACCAGGCGTAGAGCCGCGCGAATACCTGCGCCGCAACCGGCTGGTGCGCCTGCTCGCGCAGCGTGCTGTCGAGCAGCGTCTCCATCTCGTGCGCGGCCTGCCCCAGCGCCATCGCGCCGGCCATGCGCGCGCTGCCCTTGAGCGTATGCAGCGCGCGCAGCACCAGCCCGCCATGGCGCGCGTCGTCGGGCGCGGCTTCCCAGCCGCGCAGCAGCTTGCCCAGTTCGGGCAGCGAGCCCTGCGCCTCTTCCAGGAAGATCTGCACCAGTGCCGGGTCGGGTGCGTTGCCGGTGTCGCCGGCCGGCGCCTCGGGCGCACGCGGCGCGGTCGGCAGCGCGATCACGACCGCGTCATGCGCGGTGGCCGGCGGCGCTGCAGGGGCTTCGGCGCCTTCGTTGGCGTCGTTGGCGTCGTTGGCTTCATCGGACTCCGCCGGCGGCGGTGCGGGCACCGCCACGCGCGGGCGCAGCAGGGCGCGCTCGCCAAACTCGACCAGGCTGCGGCGCAACGCGGCATCGGCCTGCGGCCAGATGCCGGCGGCAAACTGGTGCAGCATGCCGCGCATGCGCTCGGCGGCCTGCTCCAGCAGGCGGAAATCGCCCGCATGCATCGCCACCGGATGCGCGCCCAGCTGCAGCAGCAACGCTTCCAGTGCCTCGGCGATTTCGCGCACCGGCTCCAGGCCGACGGTCGACGCGCTGCCCTGCAGCGTATGGGCGACGCGCAGCGCCAGCTCGCTCGGGCATGGATGCGCTTCATGCCGCCACTCGGAGATATCGGTGGCGAACTGGCGCAGCAGGCCGTCGGCCTCCTGCAGGTAGACGTTGTACAGCGCCAGGCCGATGCGCACCGGGCCGATGACCTTGTAATGGTCGTCCTCGTCCGACAGGCCGCCGGCCAGGCGGAACGGGATCACGTTGTCGTCGGGCGTGCCGGTGTCGGCGGGGGCGTCAGCATCGGCGTCGGTGACGGCTGCGTCCGGATGCTCGTGCGGCGCTTCGTCGCCAACCACGTCAGGCAAGGCCTGCGCCACGTCCGCGGCGGTGCCGGCATCGCGCACCGCTTCGGCGGCCGCGACCAGCGGCGCGATGTCGTGCCACGCCGCGGCATCGCCGTGCAGCCGCGCCACCCATGCCGACAGCTCGGCATGCGCGCGGCGCAGCAGCGCCAGCAGCGCCGGCGCGGGGGCGCGCGCTTCGGCAATCCACAGGTTCATCACCTGCTCCACCGCCCACGCCGCCTCGCCGTAGCGATGCAGCCCCACCATGCGGCTGGAGCCCTTGAGGGTATGGAACGCGCGCCGCACCCGGCTCAGCATGTCGGCATCGCGCAGCGCGTCGACGCCGGCGCCGAGGTCGCCGGCGATGCCGCCCAGCACCTCGTCGGCCTCGTTCAGGAAGATGTCTAGCAGCTCGGCATCGATGGCGGCGTGGTCGCCGGCCGCGGGCAGCGCCGGTGAGGTCACGCCGGCCGCGCCGGTCGGCACTGCCGCGGGCTCCGCCGGGATCGCGGCGAGCGCCATCACCAGGCGCGCGCCGGCGTCGTCGCTGCCGGCCAGCCAGGCGTTGCACTGCGTGATGGCGTCGGCGGCCTGGCG
It encodes the following:
- a CDS encoding MFS transporter yields the protein MTTTAVNPGVSDAAFEDATYRKVSWRLVPFLLLCYVVAYLDRVNVGFAKLQMLNDLQFSETVYGLGAGIFFIGYFLFEVPSNVILHKVGARIWIARIMITWGAISAAMMFVTTPTMFYVLRFLLGIAEAGFFPGIILYLTYWYPANRRGRTTTFFMTAIALSGVIGGPLSGWIMQSFDGHNGWAGWQWMFLLEGIPSILVGLWVLAYLDDRIAHARWLSAEEKALLERNIASENAHKEDPPVRTVLSSPRVWLMSAIYFCFVMGLYGVSFWLPTIIKQTGVKGALDIGLLTAIPYGCAVVGMVLVAYSADRSGERRWHIALPALAGALGLLLSVQWHGDTTLAMVALTLATIGILTTLPLFWSLPTAFLAGTGAAAGIALINSLGNLAGFLSPYAVGWLKDLTHSTDSGMYLLAACLVVGAALTLSVPKRLVSRK
- a CDS encoding Hpt domain-containing protein; this encodes MSLNSPIPRDAAAAGMPAGPDALPEPEPAPLPASAVPAPDNGTARDLSGLAWLAPSLRSALEDAATELGHYVDEVRQAPEALGARDTTSLRLAGQHLHQAAGAVHIVGLRGTDPYCQALRRLLDAIDAGTVAAGPEALAVFRAGVQALAEYVDDLMAGDDEAPLRLFQPYAAVLARLGEERVHPADLWLDELQMLPGMLLPPKGPAAVTRARQQFESALLKALRLPTPCDDAALLREAWLPLHTALDELRANEQEARRAADHPDRGVWHVLGLVCRALALGLLPSDLLAKRFAGRANLLLRQYQQGHVRVPQALLNDAVFLLVCTGLAEHGNDDAAALRAEIARTLAAFRLDAAHAQANADFRLRYYGWLDPIDTRNLQQAAAGLEHAAAADQAAWETALAALAEAALPLAQPPLQRCLAQAAMPGRERGAADALGAAGIALFLSRALALPWRVHGQSAHPAAARFAAQCDALAACLADDAGAAPAWLARMVDDARAQALRSEAVAQLRAQLDSGESWLDSYDRNAARADGAAPLRDARQAFAALAATLAQLQASAALPGALAGEAAQACAAVEAVKTRLADAGELADAGARAALLRAVAAELGVVHAFADALEFGRAGHAEALPDVVVADDTHAPQHPLDAARSAADQALRAGAVADAPATQRLRAALQALADQAAIDDDAALRRQAADAITQCNAWLAGSDDAGARLVMALAAIPAEPAAVPTGAAGVTSPALPAAGDHAAIDAELLDIFLNEADEVLGGIAGDLGAGVDALRDADMLSRVRRAFHTLKGSSRMVGLHRYGEAAWAVEQVMNLWIAEARAPAPALLALLRRAHAELSAWVARLHGDAAAWHDIAPLVAAAEAVRDAGTAADVAQALPDVVGDEAPHEHPDAAVTDADADAPADTGTPDDNVIPFRLAGGLSDEDDHYKVIGPVRIGLALYNVYLQEADGLLRQFATDISEWRHEAHPCPSELALRVAHTLQGSASTVGLEPVREIAEALEALLLQLGAHPVAMHAGDFRLLEQAAERMRGMLHQFAAGIWPQADAALRRSLVEFGERALLRPRVAVPAPPPAESDEANDANDANEGAEAPAAPPATAHDAVVIALPTAPRAPEAPAGDTGNAPDPALVQIFLEEAQGSLPELGKLLRGWEAAPDDARHGGLVLRALHTLKGSARMAGAMALGQAAHEMETLLDSTLREQAHQPVAAQVFARLYAWYDRILAHAEALQAGRLLPADDADVVNGLADPEPPVDAATAQPEAAEATGASEAAAPGLPAVPGPADVMVPMPPAAPLAPLASAEPQRALVRVQARALDTLINEAGEVGATRARLDSELEAMRAYLGELNDNVARLRGQLREIEIQAESQMASRIADAQHKQEFDPLEFDRFTRFQELTRMMAESVNDVATVEQNLQRGFDRAGADLAAQARLTRGLQRGLMQARMVQFDALAERLYRVARQAAAETGKEVRLLIKGGTVEIDRSVLDRMAGPIEHLIRNAVAHGIEPAAQRRAAGKPATGALTLEVQQEGNEVVLHFIDDGGGLDLARIRARAVERRLLAPDDDASEARLTEMIFTPGFSTAEAVSELAGRGVGMDVVRAETVALGGRITLASQPGQGTTFTVHLPLTTAITQVLVITLGARRFAVPSGMIDQVQQLRAPALLDAYNHGRLAVAGAEVPFFYFGALLEHGEAAPAGRKYSPVVLVRSGAERVAVHVDDVVGNREVVVKHIGPHLARLEGIAGATTLGDGEIVLIYNPVVLAQRFVRERGRSLPLDPPALRQAAQQPAVAPQPGAVAELAGDGSAEPVPGLAAQPIVMVVDDSLTVRKATQRLLGRAGYHVVLARDGVDALKQLQDVMPDAMLVDIEMPHMDGFDLTRNVRSDARTAHLPLVMITSRTADKHRRYAEEIGVNVYLGKPYNEDELLGTLHRLLGERAAGTAGSVAQMLGDGQGG